One genomic region from uncultured Cohaesibacter sp. encodes:
- a CDS encoding NIPSNAP family protein, with product MLTCVIRYHIDPTKKAQFEEYSRNWGQAIPRCGADLIGYYAPHEGSSTLAYGIYNVSSLTDYEIYRARLAADPLGRENYEFAQKEKFLLREDRTWLKLASAPHGGTL from the coding sequence ATGCTCACCTGCGTTATTCGCTATCACATCGATCCGACAAAAAAGGCTCAGTTCGAAGAATATTCTCGCAACTGGGGCCAAGCTATCCCTCGCTGTGGGGCCGACCTGATCGGCTACTATGCCCCGCACGAGGGCTCATCGACTCTCGCCTACGGCATCTACAATGTCTCAAGCCTGACTGACTACGAAATCTATCGTGCTCGTCTGGCAGCCGACCCGCTCGGCCGCGAAAACTACGAGTTCGCCCAGAAAGAGAAGTTTCTCCTTCGCGAAGATCGGACTTGGCTCAAGCTAGCCTCTGCACCGCACGGAGGTACTCTATGA
- a CDS encoding tyrosine-type recombinase/integrase, whose amino-acid sequence MSNQHMPALRLRFLEDMRIKGLMPKTQTMYLRAMREFTRFLGHSPDSATPEELRAFQLDMKDHCVGAAPYNNRLTVLSFFFSTTCPRPEMKRHMRYQRMAKKIPVVLSVEEVAAILEAAPGPGLKYRAAFSVAYGGGLRVSEVVHLKISDIDSDRMLIRIEQGKGRKDRQVMLSSSLLELLRDYYREARPKGWLFPGRSRIDPISTRQFNRAFGVACNFAGISKKASPHTLRHSFATHLLEGGTDIRVIQEVTSPLDLLVLRKGSSG is encoded by the coding sequence ATGTCCAATCAACATATGCCAGCACTTCGCCTTCGTTTTCTCGAAGATATGCGTATCAAGGGTTTGATGCCCAAGACACAGACGATGTATCTGAGGGCCATGCGGGAGTTCACACGCTTCCTGGGTCATTCACCCGACAGTGCAACACCTGAAGAATTGCGGGCTTTCCAGCTTGATATGAAGGATCACTGTGTCGGGGCTGCGCCCTATAACAATCGGCTGACAGTGTTGAGCTTTTTCTTTTCGACCACTTGCCCGCGCCCCGAGATGAAGCGACACATGCGTTATCAGAGAATGGCCAAGAAAATACCCGTTGTATTGAGCGTTGAAGAAGTAGCAGCCATTCTGGAAGCGGCCCCAGGACCTGGCTTGAAGTATCGCGCGGCATTCAGCGTGGCTTATGGTGGAGGTCTACGAGTGAGCGAAGTCGTCCATCTCAAGATCAGTGATATTGACAGTGACCGGATGCTGATCCGGATTGAGCAAGGGAAGGGCCGCAAGGATCGACAAGTTATGTTGTCTTCGAGCCTGCTTGAACTCTTGCGTGATTATTATCGGGAAGCCCGGCCGAAGGGGTGGCTGTTTCCCGGTCGTAGCCGCATCGATCCCATCTCGACCCGGCAATTCAACCGGGCTTTTGGCGTTGCCTGCAATTTTGCGGGTATCAGCAAGAAGGCCTCACCCCATACCCTGCGACATAGCTTTGCCACGCATTTGCTGGAAGGCGGGACAGACATCCGGGTGATCCAGGAGGTGACCAGTCCTCTTGATCTGCTGGTGCTCCGCAAGGGTAGTTCCGGTTAA
- a CDS encoding IS110 family transposase, with product MTKKAIDTLMSIGIDIGKDTFHLVGFDFDGQLVLRKKIKRLALLQTFETLPRCVVGMEACLSAHFVSRSLRKLGFKPRIIPAIYVKPFIKGQKNDYNDAEAIAEAALRPNLPTVPEKSQDQLDLQALHRVRSRLVSHRTATINQIRAFLIEQGITVRKGLRALKNSFKTILEQRKDEISPRMRKILFGLYGDWLWLDDRIEAVSNEIEEISQTEENCINVMTIPGIGPMISTAMVAAIGTGEAFDRGRDFAAWVGLVPRQYSTGGRTILGRISKRGSRYLRMLFVQAAKVILMRTNRWPDFSFGEWLTRAAERMHRNKLAVALANKLARMAWSILKHKTAFDAPRNAVVVGI from the coding sequence ATGACGAAGAAAGCAATTGATACCTTGATGTCGATTGGTATCGACATCGGCAAAGATACGTTTCATCTGGTTGGTTTTGATTTTGACGGCCAACTTGTTCTGCGCAAGAAGATAAAACGACTGGCTTTGTTGCAGACCTTCGAAACTCTTCCAAGATGCGTTGTTGGTATGGAAGCATGCCTGAGCGCCCACTTTGTCAGTCGTTCCTTGCGCAAACTCGGGTTCAAACCTCGGATCATCCCTGCCATTTATGTGAAGCCCTTCATCAAAGGGCAGAAAAATGACTATAATGACGCTGAGGCCATTGCGGAAGCAGCCTTGCGACCGAACTTGCCGACTGTTCCCGAGAAAAGCCAGGACCAGCTCGACCTGCAAGCTCTTCATCGTGTCAGGTCCCGCTTGGTGTCCCACCGGACTGCAACGATAAACCAGATCCGCGCTTTCCTGATTGAACAGGGCATCACGGTTCGCAAGGGACTGCGAGCTTTGAAGAATTCCTTCAAAACCATTCTTGAGCAGCGTAAAGATGAGATATCTCCTCGAATGCGCAAAATCCTGTTTGGTCTCTATGGGGACTGGCTTTGGCTTGACGACAGAATTGAAGCCGTTTCCAATGAGATTGAAGAGATCAGCCAGACGGAAGAAAATTGCATCAATGTGATGACGATCCCTGGTATCGGCCCGATGATCTCTACGGCGATGGTCGCCGCGATCGGGACTGGAGAGGCCTTTGATCGCGGTCGCGATTTTGCCGCATGGGTTGGTCTGGTTCCAAGGCAATACAGTACAGGAGGGAGAACGATCCTCGGCCGAATATCCAAGCGAGGCAGTCGATATTTGCGCATGCTCTTCGTTCAGGCAGCAAAGGTTATCCTGATGAGGACCAATCGATGGCCAGACTTCAGCTTTGGTGAGTGGCTAACACGAGCAGCAGAGCGAATGCATCGCAATAAGTTGGCCGTGGCTTTAGCCAATAAACTGGCCCGGATGGCCTGGAGTATCCTCAAACACAAAACGGCGTTTGATGCGCCAAGAAATGCGGTCGTAGTTGGTATTTGA
- a CDS encoding enoyl-CoA hydratase/isomerase family protein, translated as MVIKKNYDSDHDKRKEYSHAELGTIPHVPFEEYAEKLKHCMKLTRKNGILEAKMHTNNGPIQWGAPLHQGLHYFFDWAGRDPDNEVIILGGIGPDTFKGIGRVDAQGNWLPATEFGSEPEESWKMYEYQYYDGTNDIEGQIFDVEVPTIGVWSGATFHSDLVLFSDITLCTEDAWTTEMHFRTNMVPGDGIQIAWRELMGRKRFAYAELTGEIITARKALELGMVNEICEDVDAAYKRAWEIAELIMCTGTRVTRRLTTQQIRKPWKEDIANELRNAFSTEMFVTATDHSPHEAKYWDDAKEEAALVRKAEAEGKVVRPRLNGGQFETPIK; from the coding sequence ATGGTCATCAAGAAAAACTACGACTCAGATCATGACAAACGCAAGGAATATTCTCATGCAGAGTTGGGCACCATCCCGCATGTGCCATTCGAAGAATATGCCGAAAAACTGAAACATTGCATGAAGCTGACCCGCAAAAACGGTATTCTAGAAGCGAAAATGCACACCAACAATGGTCCGATTCAGTGGGGTGCACCTCTGCACCAGGGTCTGCATTACTTCTTCGACTGGGCTGGTCGCGACCCGGACAACGAAGTCATCATCCTTGGCGGCATTGGTCCAGATACCTTTAAAGGCATTGGCCGTGTGGACGCACAGGGCAACTGGTTGCCAGCAACCGAGTTCGGTTCCGAGCCTGAAGAATCCTGGAAAATGTACGAATATCAGTATTATGATGGCACCAACGACATCGAAGGCCAGATCTTCGACGTAGAAGTTCCGACAATCGGCGTATGGAGCGGCGCCACTTTCCACTCCGACCTTGTTCTCTTCAGCGACATCACACTCTGCACCGAAGACGCATGGACAACCGAAATGCACTTCCGTACCAACATGGTTCCTGGCGATGGCATCCAGATCGCTTGGCGCGAGCTGATGGGCCGCAAACGCTTCGCCTATGCCGAGCTGACCGGTGAAATAATCACCGCTCGCAAAGCCCTGGAACTGGGCATGGTCAACGAGATTTGTGAAGACGTAGATGCCGCTTACAAGCGTGCTTGGGAAATTGCAGAACTGATCATGTGTACCGGTACGCGCGTTACCCGTCGCCTGACCACCCAGCAGATCCGCAAACCTTGGAAAGAAGACATCGCCAACGAGCTGCGCAACGCATTCTCCACCGAGATGTTCGTGACAGCCACCGACCATTCTCCTCATGAAGCGAAATACTGGGACGATGCTAAGGAAGAGGCAGCCCTGGTACGTAAAGCTGAGGCGGAAGGTAAGGTCGTTCGTCCTCGCCTTAACGGTGGCCAGTTCGAGACTCCAATTAAGTAA
- a CDS encoding antibiotic biosynthesis monooxygenase: MIAVIFEVEPAEGRKSEYLDIATEIRPMLDEIDGFISVERFQSLTDPRKILSLSFFEDENAIACWRSLNVHRSAQAKGRSGVFDDYRLRIARVIRDYGMFQRAQAPKDSNKVHS; encoded by the coding sequence ATGATCGCAGTTATTTTCGAAGTCGAACCGGCAGAAGGCCGAAAGAGTGAATACCTCGACATTGCTACCGAGATACGCCCTATGCTCGATGAGATAGACGGCTTTATTTCCGTCGAGCGATTCCAGAGCCTTACCGATCCGCGCAAAATCCTGTCCCTGTCATTCTTCGAGGATGAAAACGCGATCGCGTGCTGGCGCAGCCTCAATGTGCATCGAAGCGCGCAGGCCAAGGGACGCAGTGGGGTCTTCGATGACTACCGCCTTCGCATCGCCCGCGTGATCCGAGACTACGGTATGTTCCAGCGGGCTCAGGCACCCAAAGATAGCAATAAGGTTCACTCATGA
- a CDS encoding MFS transporter: protein MLEENAQAAGRSRGTLENSATASNDLKSNFGRHGWTMIVFSGLLFWINTGTTVDGLNVILGALSSTFKLDYNSMLAWATPATLFSIPAAPVFAWISQKYGAKTAILIGLAITAVCFGFLGVWGTMLGFFVLFSAVCFCATGYSHIGGNAIIASWFPRKKGLALGWSTMGQNFSTALFVPVMAWFLSSLGTERAFWGISAIILVLMILIGSFARNTPEEAGVAPDNDPMTPEQIVESARQHREYVCPFSTKQMLVMKEVWLVGFAYGALYMVTVGLVSQLVPRLMAIGYDLNTAISYLTIAALVGVVGSYAWGWLDQKIGTRNASLVYSFWYIAALILNVFELNEITLWVSVFMIGFGIGGCGNLATSIVATKFLRGTFIKAWGIINPIQSIVRSFAFAVLAFGLTYLGGYSGAYSIFIVINLIAAVMIWRLDNKKIG from the coding sequence ATGCTTGAGGAAAATGCCCAAGCCGCAGGGAGGAGTCGCGGCACGCTTGAAAACTCGGCAACAGCGTCAAATGATCTTAAAAGCAATTTCGGACGACATGGATGGACAATGATTGTCTTTTCAGGATTGTTATTCTGGATCAATACCGGAACGACAGTTGACGGACTGAACGTCATCCTCGGGGCTCTGTCTTCTACTTTCAAGCTTGACTATAATTCTATGCTCGCCTGGGCAACCCCGGCGACATTATTTTCGATTCCTGCCGCTCCCGTCTTTGCATGGATTTCGCAGAAATATGGAGCAAAAACAGCAATCCTCATCGGCTTGGCAATCACGGCGGTTTGCTTTGGTTTTCTTGGCGTATGGGGCACGATGCTTGGATTCTTTGTGCTCTTTTCCGCGGTTTGCTTCTGCGCCACGGGATATTCGCATATTGGCGGCAACGCGATAATCGCAAGTTGGTTTCCCCGTAAGAAGGGGCTGGCCTTGGGATGGTCAACCATGGGGCAGAATTTCTCAACCGCCCTGTTTGTCCCGGTCATGGCCTGGTTTCTGTCGTCGCTTGGTACAGAGCGTGCTTTCTGGGGCATTTCCGCAATCATTCTGGTTCTGATGATTCTCATTGGTTCTTTCGCGCGTAACACTCCGGAGGAAGCCGGTGTCGCTCCCGATAATGATCCTATGACGCCCGAGCAAATCGTTGAAAGTGCTCGCCAGCATCGTGAATATGTCTGCCCATTCAGCACCAAACAAATGCTGGTGATGAAAGAAGTTTGGCTGGTCGGCTTTGCCTATGGTGCTCTGTATATGGTCACGGTTGGGCTTGTCAGCCAGTTGGTTCCTCGCCTTATGGCGATCGGCTATGATCTGAATACGGCAATTTCCTATTTGACCATTGCCGCGCTCGTCGGCGTAGTCGGCTCCTATGCTTGGGGATGGCTGGACCAGAAAATCGGCACCCGCAATGCTTCGCTGGTTTATTCCTTCTGGTATATCGCAGCCCTCATTCTCAATGTTTTCGAGTTGAATGAAATCACGCTCTGGGTATCCGTATTCATGATCGGCTTTGGCATTGGTGGTTGCGGCAATCTGGCAACGTCTATTGTTGCAACCAAGTTTCTCCGGGGAACCTTCATCAAAGCATGGGGCATCATCAATCCCATACAGTCTATTGTGCGCTCTTTCGCCTTTGCTGTGCTTGCTTTTGGCCTCACCTATCTTGGTGGCTATTCTGGTGCCTACAGCATCTTTATCGTCATCAATCTGATTGCAGCAGTCATGATCTGGCGACTGGACAACAAAAAGATAGGCTGA
- a CDS encoding IS91 family transposase, whose translation MSRSGLEVADIFRAHGPRYRRVHAGHLSLTQLKVMSAIETCRTAALGGHVVACDKCNHLHIAYNSCRNRHCPKCQGVAAREWMTSRIKDLLPVEYFHVVFTLPSLMADIAYQNKALVYDLLFKASTETLLTIAADPKHLGARIGMTSVLHTWGSAMTHYPHVHVIVPGGGLSPDGKRWISCRSGFFLPVRVLSRLFRRLFLEGLMRLYKADKLAFFGTLASLSNLDSFAAYLTPLRKTEWVVYAKPPFGGPEAVLAYLSRYTHRIAISNSRLISANAATVTFKWKDYRIKRGDRLKVMSLPTDEFIRRFLIHVLPSGFHRIRHTGFLANGIRRARIKIIRLLLHAEPNDGQVENVSQEECERQSSNWHCPEYGGTMRVIEIFARGQSPRSRAPPWKDAA comes from the coding sequence ATGTCCCGCTCGGGACTAGAGGTTGCGGATATCTTTCGCGCTCATGGTCCTCGCTATCGCCGTGTTCATGCAGGTCATCTGTCACTTACCCAGCTTAAGGTGATGTCTGCCATTGAGACTTGCCGAACCGCTGCCCTTGGTGGCCATGTCGTGGCATGTGACAAGTGTAATCACCTGCATATCGCATATAATTCCTGCCGCAATCGGCATTGCCCTAAATGTCAGGGCGTTGCCGCGCGGGAGTGGATGACTTCGCGCATCAAGGACTTGCTTCCAGTCGAATACTTCCATGTGGTCTTCACATTGCCATCACTGATGGCCGACATCGCCTACCAAAACAAGGCTCTTGTCTATGACCTCTTGTTCAAAGCATCGACCGAGACTCTTCTGACCATCGCTGCCGATCCAAAGCATCTGGGAGCACGGATTGGCATGACGAGTGTGCTGCACACTTGGGGTTCCGCCATGACGCACTATCCTCATGTCCATGTCATCGTGCCGGGCGGCGGTTTGTCACCCGATGGCAAGAGGTGGATATCCTGTCGCTCAGGCTTCTTCCTGCCGGTTAGGGTTTTGTCCCGATTGTTCCGCCGCCTGTTCCTTGAAGGATTGATGCGGCTTTACAAGGCTGACAAGCTGGCTTTCTTCGGTACACTGGCAAGTCTGTCTAATCTGGACAGCTTTGCAGCCTATCTTACCCCGCTGCGCAAGACCGAATGGGTAGTCTATGCCAAGCCTCCCTTCGGCGGTCCAGAGGCAGTGCTGGCCTATCTCAGCCGTTATACGCATCGTATTGCAATCTCGAACAGCCGCCTGATCAGTGCCAACGCCGCTACTGTCACCTTCAAATGGAAAGACTACCGCATCAAGCGTGGTGATCGGTTGAAAGTCATGTCCTTACCGACGGACGAGTTCATTCGCCGTTTTCTGATCCATGTCCTGCCCTCCGGCTTCCATCGCATTCGCCACACAGGCTTTCTTGCTAATGGCATAAGGCGTGCGCGGATCAAAATCATCAGGCTGTTGCTCCATGCAGAACCAAATGATGGCCAGGTGGAGAACGTCAGCCAAGAAGAGTGTGAAAGACAAAGCTCAAACTGGCATTGTCCCGAATACGGTGGAACGATGCGTGTCATTGAAATCTTTGCGCGAGGACAATCGCCAAGATCCCGTGCTCCGCCATGGAAGGATGCTGCATGA
- a CDS encoding winged helix-turn-helix domain-containing protein, translating to MKEGPDIAFIAALIGDPARANMLTALMSGKALTVSELAEEAGVTIQTASSHLSKLNEGGLLRLRKQGRHKYSALASDEVAHVLEGLMGLAAGSGYSRTRTGPRDAELRQARICYNHLAGDMGTQMFDSLIAQGHLVLDGEELELTEAGAAFATDFGINIEALREARAPVCRECLDWSERRSHLAGSLGRAFLNRFEELAWAKRDQKTRVVTFSRRGAEEFKKLFPIRSNCVFSSKQSLA from the coding sequence ATGAAAGAAGGTCCTGATATTGCATTTATCGCGGCTTTGATCGGCGATCCCGCCCGCGCGAACATGCTGACCGCGCTGATGAGTGGGAAAGCCCTAACAGTCAGCGAGTTAGCAGAGGAAGCTGGGGTGACGATCCAGACGGCTAGCTCTCACCTATCGAAGCTCAATGAAGGTGGCCTTCTACGTCTCCGCAAACAGGGACGACACAAATATTCCGCGCTCGCTAGTGACGAGGTGGCGCACGTTTTGGAGGGCCTGATGGGGCTTGCTGCTGGATCGGGATACTCGCGAACGCGCACGGGCCCGAGAGATGCGGAACTGCGCCAGGCGCGCATCTGCTACAACCATCTCGCTGGGGATATGGGCACCCAGATGTTCGATAGCCTAATTGCGCAAGGCCATTTGGTTCTGGATGGTGAGGAACTGGAACTGACCGAGGCGGGTGCCGCCTTTGCCACAGACTTCGGAATCAACATTGAGGCTCTACGCGAGGCTCGTGCGCCGGTTTGCCGGGAATGTCTCGATTGGAGTGAACGCAGGTCGCACCTTGCAGGCAGCTTAGGCCGTGCATTCCTTAACCGGTTCGAGGAGTTGGCTTGGGCTAAACGCGATCAGAAAACGCGGGTAGTAACCTTCTCAAGGAGAGGAGCAGAAGAGTTCAAAAAGCTCTTTCCGATAAGGTCAAACTGTGTCTTTTCTTCAAAGCAATCATTAGCCTAA
- a CDS encoding MFS transporter produces MTDESGMMTVGEASVASTTKTNFTACHWMVIAMQAMLFFLGAGLTTHGLNIVIPTLAQTYGLDNAQLLLYATPASWAGIVSSYLAAKTSEKWGPKLTVLVCIFFSALCYTALGYASSITLFVTFFAGVAFFASGGVYIAGPAIIANWFPVKKDLAFGWTTVGQNLSSAFFVMMLAWFLGTFGPQWGFSGMSVLLAFLFVLFALFAKNTPEEAGLYPDNDPNWKAHLVNEDEDVAVNPALTTGALLKNKDIWLLGLGAGGVYIVLVGVLSQLVPRMMDMGLDLQTAIWYMSLSALIGTVGAPFWGWLGQKLGTKWALAFYEAWWVAAIIINLVAGDSVVILWVSLLMIGLSLGGATNLTTSVVAGKFRRKAFAPAFGIVSPIQSIVRCFAFSILALGLTYLGGLAGAWMLLAGIGVLTVICYMLVDPTPVD; encoded by the coding sequence ATGACTGATGAATCTGGGATGATGACAGTCGGGGAGGCATCAGTTGCATCAACAACCAAGACAAATTTCACTGCCTGCCACTGGATGGTTATCGCAATGCAGGCGATGCTGTTCTTCCTTGGAGCAGGCCTAACCACACACGGACTGAATATTGTTATTCCGACATTGGCCCAAACCTATGGTCTGGACAATGCACAACTGCTGCTCTATGCAACCCCTGCATCTTGGGCTGGTATCGTCTCGAGCTACCTTGCCGCCAAAACCTCCGAAAAATGGGGACCAAAACTGACTGTTCTGGTCTGCATCTTCTTCTCGGCCCTTTGTTACACAGCGCTGGGCTACGCAAGCTCGATCACCCTGTTCGTAACCTTCTTTGCAGGCGTTGCCTTCTTTGCTTCAGGCGGCGTTTATATCGCTGGCCCTGCCATCATCGCCAACTGGTTCCCTGTAAAGAAAGATCTGGCCTTCGGTTGGACGACCGTTGGCCAGAACCTGTCTTCGGCGTTCTTCGTGATGATGCTCGCTTGGTTCCTGGGCACCTTCGGTCCGCAATGGGGCTTCTCGGGCATGTCTGTCTTGCTAGCGTTTCTGTTCGTTCTGTTTGCCCTGTTTGCGAAAAACACACCTGAGGAAGCAGGTCTGTATCCGGACAATGATCCAAACTGGAAAGCTCACCTGGTAAACGAAGACGAAGATGTCGCGGTCAACCCTGCCTTGACCACCGGGGCCCTTTTGAAAAACAAAGACATCTGGTTGCTCGGCCTGGGTGCGGGTGGCGTCTATATCGTGCTCGTCGGCGTTCTCAGTCAGTTGGTTCCGCGCATGATGGATATGGGTCTCGATCTACAGACCGCGATTTGGTACATGAGCCTTTCGGCTCTGATCGGCACTGTCGGAGCTCCTTTCTGGGGATGGCTTGGTCAGAAGCTTGGCACCAAATGGGCGTTGGCTTTCTATGAAGCCTGGTGGGTCGCTGCCATCATCATCAATCTTGTCGCAGGCGACAGCGTCGTCATCCTATGGGTATCGTTGCTGATGATCGGCCTTTCCCTAGGTGGCGCAACCAACCTGACAACGTCTGTGGTCGCTGGCAAATTCCGACGCAAGGCTTTTGCTCCTGCATTCGGCATTGTCTCTCCGATCCAGTCGATCGTGCGCTGCTTTGCCTTCTCCATCCTTGCTCTAGGTCTGACCTATCTGGGTGGCTTGGCAGGCGCTTGGATGCTTCTGGCAGGTATCGGGGTGCTGACAGTCATTTGTTATATGTTGGTCGATCCAACTCCGGTAGATTGA
- a CDS encoding CoA transferase subunit A has translation MLGKFTSRNDIIPLFKDGMTIMNGGFANKGMPERIIDLVLESDARHLKLISNDTGDPNETVGRLVHEGRIDKVICSHIGMNAETVALYGEGKIEIEFCPQGSLMERIRAGGSGLGGVLTKTGLGTMMEEGKQIIEVDGEKYVLETALRADISMVRCRMADPLGNLTYRGTSRNTNALVAMAGDITIVDADLLLEMDEIGLDHIHTPGVFIDKVLAD, from the coding sequence ATGCTTGGTAAATTCACAAGTCGCAATGACATCATCCCCCTGTTCAAGGATGGCATGACCATCATGAATGGCGGATTTGCAAACAAGGGGATGCCCGAACGGATCATCGATCTGGTCCTTGAAAGCGACGCCCGCCATCTGAAACTCATCTCCAACGATACCGGTGACCCAAACGAAACGGTGGGTCGCCTCGTTCATGAGGGGCGCATCGACAAGGTGATCTGCTCCCATATCGGGATGAATGCCGAGACCGTCGCGCTTTATGGCGAAGGCAAGATCGAAATCGAATTCTGCCCACAGGGTTCGCTGATGGAACGCATTCGGGCTGGTGGCTCGGGTCTTGGCGGCGTGCTGACCAAAACCGGCCTTGGCACCATGATGGAAGAGGGCAAGCAGATCATCGAGGTTGATGGCGAGAAATATGTGCTGGAAACGGCGCTGCGCGCTGACATTTCCATGGTGCGTTGCCGTATGGCCGATCCACTTGGCAACCTTACCTATCGCGGCACCTCACGCAACACCAACGCGCTGGTCGCCATGGCTGGCGACATCACTATCGTTGACGCGGACCTGCTCCTTGAAATGGATGAAATTGGTCTCGATCACATCCATACGCCGGGCGTATTCATCGACAAGGTTCTGGCTGACTAA
- a CDS encoding 3-oxoacid CoA-transferase subunit B — MDIRNRIAKRVAAFFQPGDVVNLGIGMPSLCPNYSDPTVMFHTENGLIGTGPTATGLHSMTNFTNASGQAITPLPGAVSFDSATSFAIVRSGRLAATVLGALQVAENGDLANWARPGYMVGMGGAMDLVCGVRKVIIAMELCTKKGDPKILKECSFPLTGKGVVDHIVTEQCVIDVTPDGLVLTDIIEGVAPEDIASKIEPELKVSDNLKIMES; from the coding sequence ATGGATATCCGTAACAGAATCGCAAAACGCGTTGCCGCTTTCTTCCAACCCGGCGACGTCGTCAATCTGGGCATCGGCATGCCGAGCCTTTGCCCCAACTATTCCGACCCGACTGTCATGTTCCACACGGAAAATGGTCTGATCGGCACTGGCCCAACGGCAACCGGCCTGCATTCCATGACCAACTTTACCAATGCCAGTGGACAGGCCATCACCCCGCTTCCCGGTGCGGTTTCTTTTGACAGCGCGACATCCTTCGCGATCGTCCGCTCTGGTCGCCTGGCTGCAACCGTGCTCGGTGCGTTACAGGTGGCGGAGAATGGCGACCTCGCAAACTGGGCTCGTCCCGGCTACATGGTCGGCATGGGTGGCGCCATGGATCTGGTTTGCGGTGTTCGCAAGGTCATCATCGCGATGGAATTGTGCACCAAGAAGGGCGACCCGAAAATCCTCAAGGAATGCTCTTTCCCTCTAACCGGCAAGGGGGTGGTTGATCACATCGTGACCGAACAGTGCGTCATCGATGTGACCCCTGACGGTCTGGTTCTCACCGACATCATCGAGGGTGTCGCTCCAGAAGACATCGCAAGCAAAATCGAGCCTGAACTGAAAGTCTCCGACAATCTGAAGATTATGGAAAGTTAA
- a CDS encoding SDR family NAD(P)-dependent oxidoreductase, with protein sequence MARLEGKVAIVTGASAGIGESTALLFAREGATVVLAARREEKMKEMAAKIVAEGGQALAVKTDVGKLEDCKNLVAKTIEAFGKIDILINNAGIADMHKSCVATDDDFWNHVVLMNQTSLFWLCREVLPHMVDAKYGSIVNVSSIGGVYGSAGIAYSATKSAVLGMTKNIAIQYAGTGIRCNATAPGPTPTELNTPEKLATFDQEMREITGRHMDTSLPESDVIDQAYAILYYACDESRAVTGRCTVVDHGWTL encoded by the coding sequence ATGGCCCGTCTTGAAGGCAAAGTTGCCATTGTAACCGGCGCGAGTGCCGGTATCGGAGAAAGCACAGCTCTCCTGTTCGCCAGAGAAGGCGCAACTGTTGTTCTTGCTGCTCGTCGCGAAGAGAAAATGAAAGAAATGGCTGCAAAAATCGTGGCTGAAGGTGGCCAGGCTCTGGCTGTCAAAACCGACGTCGGCAAGCTCGAAGATTGCAAAAACCTCGTCGCAAAAACCATCGAGGCGTTTGGCAAGATTGACATTCTCATTAATAATGCCGGTATTGCCGACATGCATAAATCCTGTGTCGCGACCGATGACGATTTCTGGAATCATGTCGTCCTGATGAACCAGACCAGCCTGTTCTGGTTGTGCCGTGAAGTTCTGCCTCATATGGTGGACGCCAAATACGGCTCCATCGTGAACGTCTCTTCTATCGGTGGAGTTTATGGCAGCGCCGGGATTGCTTATTCTGCAACCAAGTCTGCGGTTCTTGGTATGACCAAAAATATTGCCATCCAGTATGCCGGAACAGGAATTCGCTGCAACGCGACCGCTCCCGGACCGACCCCAACCGAGCTGAACACACCTGAAAAACTCGCCACGTTCGATCAGGAAATGCGCGAAATTACTGGACGTCATATGGATACGTCTTTGCCCGAATCCGACGTCATCGATCAGGCTTATGCAATTCTCTATTATGCCTGCGATGAATCGCGCGCCGTCACCGGTCGCTGCACCGTGGTTGATCACGGCTGGACCCTCTAG